A stretch of DNA from Nitrospira sp. KM1:
ATACGCTTCCAATGCTTCATCGTCTCTTCCTAGAGATTCGAGAGAGCGACCAAGAAGATACAGCACTTGAACCGTCTCCTTCATTGACGCATTCTCCGACTTCAATGCATGCCGAAACGCGATCACGGCCTCTTCGTACCTTTGTTCCGATTTGTAACAGAAGCCTATTTGCGCGTAGGCCTTGAGCCCATAGCAGGTATCGTTGGCCGCCTTCTGAAACTGTTCAATCGCCCTGCCATATAACCCCGCTCTTCGAAGGGCGAGTCCCCGCTCGTACCACTCCGCGCTGGTGATAACCTCTTCCAGGCCATTCTCCTCGGTTTGATAGACGGCTTCAGACATGGACAATATTCCAGAGCCTTCGAAACTGAGCAAAACCTGGACCAGTGAGCTAATGGCAAGAGATCCAACTCATTCAATGGTTTACGTGAATGACCTGTATGAGACCTGTGCGGAACCTGCCAATACTGTACGCATCTCGAATCAGTGACCTTTGGTCACGGCAGGATGACAAACGACTCTGTTGGATAGAATCTAAATCTCTGATTTAACTGCACATTGTGGCGATTCACCCAATCCACTCGATTGGTTTCTTGAGGGCTGCATCCGCCCCCCAAGCAGAACGCTCAGTCTCAACGGGATGTGACACGAATAACCGAACTCAGTGCGGCTACGCTTGGGACCGATCGGCCCATTCACAAAGCTTCTAAGAAGCTTTTTCATGAGCCATTTCCGATGCGGGAGAGAGAATCGCCTACCTTGCTAGGACGAGTAGGGAATATCCTCCAAAGATGCGAGCAGAAAACGACATGCTGATCTTTGAACACAACCACCGAGGAACATTTGCGATAGCCCGTTTAACCGAAGGATGTTCTCTAAAAAGTTGCATGCACGGATTTGTGTAGAAACTATCGATCACATCATGACCCGTATCTTTCAACGTGGCTATAGCCGAATCAGCCGTAAAGTAATGAAGGTGGCCCATTGAATACCGATTGTTCAGAAAGACGTTCCTCAGGACTGAAGAGACATGAAGATCTAACGGTATATGGTAAATTTTATAGTTCGCCTTCATTCTGCACTTGGCCAGAAATCCCATATAATCCGGAATGTGTTCGTATACGTCTATTGCCAATAGAACATCAAAATGCTCGCGATTTCCTTCAGCGAACAAGTCCTCGCAAAAAAATCTTACTCTAGAAGTTTCGTGTCGCTTCGCAAGTTGAATTGCGAAAGGTGAGATGTCATACCCCCAAAACTGTGTGTCACGAAGTTCCTCAACCCTGGATAGCTCATTAATGATTAGACCCGCGCCACATCCTATCTCTGCCACCTGTTTAGGACAGAGACGGTTGTCACGAATTACCTTAGAAATCTGCTTTGCCTTCCACGGAGAATCTTCAGCGTGCCATGACTGCGAGGTTTCCAGGTATTTCCCGCTCGTGTATAACGTTTCGTTCGTCATGCCAAAGCCTTCATGGTCTTCTAGGGTTTAAAGAACATATCGCTTTCTGCTTCCAACCCCCCATCGTAAAGCCTCTATCCACTAAAATATAAATACTATCCAGTCTCCAATGTACTGAACTCTTTTCTCTCAGCGCAACACAAGTCTCTTACGTGCGGCTGAGAAGATGCACCTCGGTAGTATTTCCTCACCAACGAAGTTCCCGACCGCGAACATGCCAAACACCATCAGAAGGATGTGGGGCTGCCGGTAGGACCTCCAACAGAGTCCGTTCAAGTCCGAGGGGCTCCGCGCAAGTTAGCCCAGCAGGTTTCAGGCAAGAGCGTCACCTCGCTCAAAAGTTTACATCAATGCGGTTGGGGGGATGTGGCGCTGCACATCCTCAATGGGTCACCTTGCGTCTTGGCAGGGCGACAACGACTCTATCGCACAGATTTAGAAATGGACTTCGCGAAGCTTGTGACGATTTGCCATGAACCACTCGATCGTTTTCTTCAGACCTATTTCCAGGCTATGCCGAGCCTGAAATCCGAAAAGCTCTTTCGCTCGCGTGACATCCAAACACCGTCGAGGCTGACCGTTCGGCTTCGAGGTGTCCCACACGATCTTGCCGGCAAATCCTATCTCATGAGCGATCCGCACAGCGAGATCTTTAATGGTGATTTCCGTTCCCGTTCCAAGATTCACTGGCAAACTGTCATCGTATACCTCAGCGGCACAAAGAATGCCCTCAGCCGCATCCTCTACATACAAAAATTCCCGGCTCGGCGATCCGTCTCCCCACAGAGTGACGGCTTCAGCCCTATTCTCCCGGGCGTGATCGAATTTCCGAATCAATGCCGGAATGACGTGTGAAGTCGCCAAATCAAAATTGTCTCTTGGTCCATAGAGATTCACCGGAAACAATACTATCGAATTGAACCCGTATTGCTGCCGGTAGGCCTGCGACTGCGCTAACATCATTTTCTTGGCTAATCCATAGGGCGCATTGGTTTCTTCCGGATATCCGTCCCAAATGTCGTCTTCCCGAAAGGGGATCGACGCAAACTTCGGATACGCGCAGATGGTGCCAAGCGCGACAAACTTCTTAAGGCCATGCTGACGCCCAGCTTCGATGAGCTGTGCCCCCATCATGAGATTGTCATAAAAGAACCTGCCGGGGTTGGCTTGATTGGCTCCGATTCCCCCAACCCTGGCCGCAAGATGGATGACAAGATCCGGGTTCGCGTCCTCGTACAGACGTTGGACGGCCTCCATTCGAACGAGGTCGTATTCTTTGGCTCGCGGAACGACGATCTGAGAACACCCCAATGCCTTCAACCGCTCGACCACGAACGAGCCGAGAAATCCGGCGCCGCCGGTCACCACGACGCGTTTCTCTTTCCAAGACGACGTCATCGTCCGCCCGTTGCCCTGACTCCTTC
This window harbors:
- a CDS encoding tetratricopeptide repeat protein, whose amino-acid sequence is MSEAVYQTEENGLEEVITSAEWYERGLALRRAGLYGRAIEQFQKAANDTCYGLKAYAQIGFCYKSEQRYEEAVIAFRHALKSENASMKETVQVLYLLGRSLESLGRDDEALEAYRWLRREDGKFRDVTARIESLSSKRIRPSGLSAEVTRSRPA
- a CDS encoding class I SAM-dependent methyltransferase, coding for MTNETLYTSGKYLETSQSWHAEDSPWKAKQISKVIRDNRLCPKQVAEIGCGAGLIINELSRVEELRDTQFWGYDISPFAIQLAKRHETSRVRFFCEDLFAEGNREHFDVLLAIDVYEHIPDYMGFLAKCRMKANYKIYHIPLDLHVSSVLRNVFLNNRYSMGHLHYFTADSAIATLKDTGHDVIDSFYTNPCMQLFREHPSVKRAIANVPRWLCSKISMSFSARIFGGYSLLVLAR
- a CDS encoding GDP-L-fucose synthase encodes the protein MTSSWKEKRVVVTGGAGFLGSFVVERLKALGCSQIVVPRAKEYDLVRMEAVQRLYEDANPDLVIHLAARVGGIGANQANPGRFFYDNLMMGAQLIEAGRQHGLKKFVALGTICAYPKFASIPFREDDIWDGYPEETNAPYGLAKKMMLAQSQAYRQQYGFNSIVLFPVNLYGPRDNFDLATSHVIPALIRKFDHARENRAEAVTLWGDGSPSREFLYVEDAAEGILCAAEVYDDSLPVNLGTGTEITIKDLAVRIAHEIGFAGKIVWDTSKPNGQPRRCLDVTRAKELFGFQARHSLEIGLKKTIEWFMANRHKLREVHF